A window of the Nitrospinaceae bacterium genome harbors these coding sequences:
- the rplK gene encoding 50S ribosomal protein L11 gives MAQKTKEVEATVKLQIPAGQANPAPPVGPALGQQGVNIMEFCKAFNAQTQGREGTIIPVVLSVYKDKSFTFIMKSPPASALLKQAAGLAKGSGLSGRESVGSVTRDQVKEIAETKKEDLNASDVEMAMRIIEGTARSMGIMVEG, from the coding sequence ATGGCCCAAAAGACAAAAGAAGTTGAAGCCACTGTAAAACTTCAGATTCCGGCTGGCCAGGCGAATCCCGCCCCTCCAGTCGGCCCCGCGCTAGGTCAGCAAGGGGTGAATATTATGGAGTTTTGCAAAGCTTTTAATGCACAGACTCAGGGCCGGGAGGGAACGATTATTCCCGTCGTTCTTTCCGTATATAAGGATAAGAGCTTCACCTTTATTATGAAGAGCCCGCCCGCATCAGCCCTGCTAAAACAGGCTGCTGGTCTCGCGAAGGGAAGCGGACTCTCGGGCAGAGAGTCTGTTGGCTCGGTCACTCGTGACCAGGTCAAGGAAATTGCGGAAACAAAGAAAGAGGATCTAAACGCGAGCGATGTCGAAATGGCGATGCGTATTATTGAGGGTACTGCCCGAAGTATGGGCATTATGGTTGAAGGTTAG
- the nusG gene encoding transcription termination/antitermination protein NusG, with amino-acid sequence MAKEWYVVHTYSGFENKVRLNIMEQFRISGIEEQLGEIVVPTEQVVEMKGGKRRTSNRKFFPGYILIEMDCDEQSWYLVKNTPKVTGFLGGTSPSALSDAEVQNVVKQMKGEAEKPAHKVEFEKGENIRVVDGPFVNFTGVIDEVHPDRGKVKVMVSIFGRTTPVELEMLQVEKV; translated from the coding sequence GTGGCTAAAGAGTGGTACGTGGTTCACACCTATTCAGGATTTGAGAACAAGGTGCGGCTGAATATCATGGAACAGTTCCGCATTTCGGGGATTGAGGAACAATTGGGCGAAATTGTTGTTCCAACCGAGCAAGTTGTAGAGATGAAGGGTGGGAAGCGGCGCACTAGTAATCGAAAATTCTTCCCAGGCTACATTCTTATCGAGATGGATTGTGATGAGCAGTCCTGGTACTTGGTCAAGAATACCCCGAAGGTTACCGGATTTCTGGGGGGAACATCTCCTTCAGCACTGAGCGATGCCGAAGTCCAAAACGTTGTCAAACAAATGAAAGGTGAGGCAGAGAAGCCTGCCCACAAGGTCGAGTTCGAGAAGGGTGAAAATATCCGTGTTGTTGACGGTCCTTTTGTTAACTTCACGGGTGTTATCGACGAAGTTCATCCAGACCGAGGAAAGGTCAAGGTTATGGTGAGCATCTTCGGGAGGACCACTCCGGTCGAGCTCGAAATGCTCCAGGTCGAGAAAGTCTGA